The genomic region TAAAATAAACGCAATACATGATTGTATAACTAATTTGGAAAAAGCAGAGACATGAAATCAATATTTTGATGCAAAAATTCTGGGTGGGGCAATTGAGAAGTTTCTTCCGGTACACAATTTTGATCATTATTTGTACTTTTCTTGGTTCCTGTATGCAGATACCCAAGAAATACCCGGGCGACATTACAAAGGATGTTGCGCAGCAGTTCTTAGTAAAACCGCCAGTAGGGGAAGACTGGCACATATTTGCCCGAAACCACTTAATTCATCACAACGATGATTACCCCAAGCCAGAGAAAATAACGGCGCGTTCAAAGTCGGTTCCTAGATGTATTAAAATGAACAACTATGGATGTGTTAAACACTCGCCAGAAAACCCGTATTTCGGTACAAAGGCACAGAATGGCTATGATGGTGCCCATGATAAGGATGGGCATGCCATTTTCTCCGACCCAAAGTACTCAATCGCAGCTAAGTTTTATTGGTTTGAAAAGAAGTACAAAAAACAAGGCTATCAAACTGCACGACAATTGGCTGAAAGATATTTACCCTGGTGCGACACTAGCGGCTCGCATCAATACAAAAATGATAAATCAGGCAAAAAATGGGGGAGGACCTGTCCGGATAGAAAGTCTGCTCCTGCCTCTTTTAAAGGTCCCCGCTGTGAAGAACCGAAAAATGGGGTGCCCAAGAAGGGGCAATGTCAAGCATGTAACTGCCCCTCTAAGCGCATCAAAGTTTGGCTAAACGGCACAAACTATGGGCCTGACGATAAAATTGAACTGTTCGATAAACAGGGCAAGCCAACGAAGCTGTTGCAGATCATAGTTACTCGGAATGCCCCATATGAGATTGGCTATAAGATGAAGCCGACGCTTGTAGCCGAAGGTGCTAAGTTATTTGTTCCCACAAGGTGAGAGTGGAAGCAAATATCAAAAGTTGGCATAGTTGAACTGTTACAGTTTCATGAAAATTATAGATCAGGCGGTATCTTCTGCTTCCATTTTAGTGCATATTTCGGTACAATTTATGCGTGAGTAGGGAGCAACAGGAAGAACAATTACGCCGCAGTCTGGAAGCTATGGTAGAGGCCGCACGCGCTGAGATTCAGCAGGCTATCGAGGCGGCCGAACGTATCCAGCATGAAGGCGAAACATCAGACCAGATCGATGCACTGCGCGCACAGATAAGCGTGCTAGACGGCCATGCCGCCATCATCCAATCTGGGTCACTCCCACAATTGCAATTGATGCAAACCACCCTGCCCCGTGCTGTCAGTGCTGTGCGCCAGAGCAGTCAAGCCATCGCCAATGACGCCAGCTTTCAGGCGTCTCAGCATGTGGTGGAGATGTCCATTGAAAAGCTTCAGGCGCTCCAACTCAAACATGATCAACAGCATCAGGCATTTGAACGATACGAAACGCGCAGCGCCGCGCGGATCGACGAGCTAGCCACCGCCAAAGGTATAGATATTTCTGGTTATCAGATCGTGCGTGCGCAAATTCAGGCAGACATTGAAGCAGCCTACACCAGAGCAGAAAAATTCAAAGGTGCCGCTCTGTTAGCCCAGAACAATGTGACCGGCTTGATATTGGTGGGAGGCTCCGACGAGGAAATCAACGAGGCCAAGACCAAAGCGGCCGAAGCCCGCGCCCGATATCTCAAAGAAAAAGAAATTGAAGCGCTCAATGCTGGCAAGGCAGAAGGTCTTTCTGGCGATGCGCTAAAATCCTATGTCGATCAATCCCGCAGCCAAGCTGCGCATGAACTGGACACCGAGAATGTCAAAAATGCGAAACTGGCCGGGCTAACGCCGGAACAACAGGCACAGGCGGAAGCTGCTAACAACATCCAATACGCTATTAGAAAAGAAGACTTGAACGTAAGGACAGACGACACCGATTTTTCAACGTCCCAATCTGTTAAAACCAATGGGGCAACCGACGAAAAGCTTGAAGGATTTGCCGCTCAGGTGGCAGAGATAACATTGAAATTGCCCGTTGAAGCGGCTGACAATGCCACTGACAAACAACCAACCCATGTGTCGGCTGCGACTGAGACAACACCGGACCAGTCACCACCACGCTAAATGCTAGTTGGTCAACTGGACAGTGCGCCGTTGATCTAGCGCCCCTGCCCTCAATCCATCAACTACCGACACGTCATCGCTCAATTCAAAACAGCGAGTGCGCACGTCCTTAACTTGATCGTCAGACCAGTTAGGCAGAGCAAGAGCATTCGGTTGGAAGCTTTCATAAACTCGACCCGCATCATAAGCGAGCGTGCAATTCAGCTCTTTGCGAATGCCTTCCACATTCACATATTGCGACTGGTTGGCCGTAGCAGCATGAGCCACTTGCCTAAATTCCCCGGCCGGGTCGTCCGGCTGCATCCGGCCGTAAAGCGTTGCTTGTTTGCCTCGCTTAATGGTTTCGGCCATCACCGCTTGGCAAAGATCAGCTACATCGGGGACATTCACGCCCTCCGCTGCCACCTTCGCCATTGTCTGCTTCATATCGCCAAATGCGCACAGAATACGTTCGGTATTCAATCCATTCTCTGAGCGATTTGGTATAGTTTGAATAGCAAAATCTTTCGGCAACGCCCCGGCTATTGCGGTGTTTCCTGCTGTTGCGGCAATAAAAATCATCATGCGCAGGGCATGACGTAAGCAAACATGTAGCAACAAAATCACACCCTCAAATATAAAAATCGCGGGCATGATACATTTTGGCCTAAACTGATGCGCTTATACTAAGTGATTGGCATAATTAAAGGAATCATTGCGTAGATATACGAATGAACGGAAAAATTGAAGGCTTATGATATTGGAAAACCGAGGAAATAGGGGGATTGCATCAGTTTAGGCCAAACCGATGCATGAGGTAGCCGCCATTGAGAAACCCTTTGGCACCCCATGTTGTGCAAGCGCTTGACGCAAACCGCGACACGCTCACCGCACAAGAAGAGAGGACATTATTACGATCACTACACACTGCGCCGCCGCAAGATGCCCTATTGCTGGAATTGTATTACTACAGCGGTTGCCGTGTGTCCGAAGCGCTCAAACTTCGCCGCTATCACCTCGATTCAAAGAGGTGTCTCGTTGTGTTTAAAACCCTCAAACAGACCACCGGCAAATACGCGCGAGCCTTAGCCCCCTCCCCTGTCTACCGTGAGGTTCCGATACCGCGCCATGTTATGAAGCGCTTGCTTGCGATTGATGTTGCCGATGATGAATTACTCTTCGACATCCACCGCACCACAGCGTTGCGTCGATTAAAAGACATCATGCACGATGCCAAAATACCCGCCAAACTCGCCAACATACGAGCATTGCGCCACTGCTATTGTGAGCGAGGTATCAGACGCGACGTAGATAAGCGTATTCGTGATGCATTGATGGGCCACCGCCCCAGCGGAAAAGATAAAAGCTCCAACGATCATTACGGCAATCCACGCGGCCGCGATTTGCGCCGGTTTGCAAAGCGTATGGGCGGTTGGACATGGGCCGAGCGTTTCATTTTAAGCGGAAGCACATTGCTGGCGGTTGCACAGCTACCCATTAGGAATGGGGCGGCCGATGACTGATCACATATCCCTATTGACCGTAGAACGCTGTGACGAATTGGTTATGATCTTGTTGGATATGCTCAGCGCCAGCCGGGACAGTTTTGAATTGCGCCAAGAGATAATCAAAACAATCCAACAAGTGCAGCTTGTGCAAGCGATCATCGCCCGCAGGAAATATCATTAAAACAGATACTTAATAGTCTAATATCCTAATAGAAATAGTCTCGCGCTAAGCTATGAAGTTAATATCTTATGAAGATATGAGACTAATAGGATGTTAGGATCATAGAATGATATGTTCATAATCTCATATGTTATGAAAATGATACACTCATAAGATAATAAGCTCATAAACTACTATCTTATGAGTTTATTAATCTCATATGCTCATAGTCTGTGATAATGTGAGATTATTAACCTAATAGGATCATAACCTATGAAAGCCGTCAAAACCGTTGAGCTAGACGAAATAGCGAAGGGCAGTAGTGCGCCGGAGTCTGAGCCGGTCAAAGCTGCCAAACCCGTGAAACCCGCCAAAACTGATACGATGAAGGTCAAATCCTTCACCATTGGCAGCAAACACGAACAACAAATCAACCGCATGGCCGCCAAGCTTTCCGCAAAAGAGGGTAAGCCGGTGAGCGCATCTACTGCGCTGCGCTACATCCTCGATCACATGGAAGGAAAGACTGACGTATGAAGGGTATCGCCATAGCCGGTGCAAAAGGTGGTGTCGGCAAAACCTCACTTGCTCATGCATTAGCGCTCGGCGCTGCTTGGAAGCAGATCCCAGCCTATTTGATGCACACTGATGACCGCGAGCCGATCAAAGTCAATGGCAGACCCTATGCCTATTACGATGCGCGTAAGCCGGAAACGCTGGAAGCGTTGATCAACGCAGCACTAAACAATGACGGGCTTTGCATCATCGACAGCGGTGGCAACCGTCCAGACTTCGATAAATGGATTGCGAAAAGCATGGATTTGGTCATCGTGCCATTCATCCCAGATCAAGAGGCGGTAGAAACCAATCTGGCGCATATGAAAAAGCTGGAAGAGGCGGGCGGTAACGTTCGGGCTTTGATCAATGCCTATCCATCCAACCGCTTTGAGCGTGAGCACATCGCGCAATATCTA from Roseibium porphyridii harbors:
- a CDS encoding tyrosine-type recombinase/integrase is translated as MAPHVVQALDANRDTLTAQEERTLLRSLHTAPPQDALLLELYYYSGCRVSEALKLRRYHLDSKRCLVVFKTLKQTTGKYARALAPSPVYREVPIPRHVMKRLLAIDVADDELLFDIHRTTALRRLKDIMHDAKIPAKLANIRALRHCYCERGIRRDVDKRIRDALMGHRPSGKDKSSNDHYGNPRGRDLRRFAKRMGGWTWAERFILSGSTLLAVAQLPIRNGAADD